A region of the Campylobacter subantarcticus LMG 24377 genome:
ATGAAAACATTAGAAGATATCAAAGCTATGAGTTACAAACAAAAAGATGAATTAGAAGATCTAGTTCTTGAAGCTATAGATGATAATGACTTAGTTAAAGTAAAAGATATTTTAAAAGATTATCCTGTAAAAATATCTTGTTATGAGCTTAATATCAAAGATGAGGATGGAGACTTCCCTTTATTTGATCCTTATTATTTGATAGTAAGAGCTGCATTTGCTTGCGAAGAAAATAATAATGATTTTTCTATTTTAGATTATTTATTTGATGAGTATGGTTTAAGTTTAAAAGATCCTAAATATAATTTTTGCTTTACAGATATGAAATACATCAAAGAAGCTAATGAAAAATACATCTTAATGAAAAAAGTAGAAGAAAACAGCATTATTTATCAAAACGCTCTAATCTATGATTATATACTCAATGCTGATAATCCAAATTCTCAAATCATACAATATCTAGTCAATCGTGGAGCTAAATTTGAAGTGCATAAAGATGGCTTTGGTTGGACTCCTATGCATTTTTGGGCTAGACGCAATAATTATGAATTATTAGAACTAGCTATTAAAGGAGAAGCTAATGTGGATATGCAAACTTTTAGTAAATTAAGAAAATACAGCAAAACTCTTTTATTTGAAGCTGTAAAAGAACCTGAAACTTATAGGGTTACAAAACTTTTAATCGAACTAGGAGCTAATGTAAATTTTGCTACCCCAAGAACTCCTTTAGATGATGCAAGAGGATCTAGAAATAAAAAGCTTTTAAAAGATGCAGGAGCAATGACTTCAGAGCAAATCAGAAAAAAATATAATTTACCAGCATATGATGATTCTCATTGTGAAATTGATGGAAAAACTGACTTTGATTTATTGGGTAAATATCGTGATGAATGCTCTAAACTTTTAAACGATGCTATAAAAAAGGCTAAAGAAAGTGAATGAGGGAATAAAAATTAACTTTAGCTAAAATAAATTATAAGGAGAGATTATGAAAAATAAAATTTTATTAGATGAAGATATACAAGAAGTGTTTAATTACTATCTTGAAAA
Encoded here:
- a CDS encoding ankyrin repeat domain-containing protein, with protein sequence MKTLEDIKAMSYKQKDELEDLVLEAIDDNDLVKVKDILKDYPVKISCYELNIKDEDGDFPLFDPYYLIVRAAFACEENNNDFSILDYLFDEYGLSLKDPKYNFCFTDMKYIKEANEKYILMKKVEENSIIYQNALIYDYILNADNPNSQIIQYLVNRGAKFEVHKDGFGWTPMHFWARRNNYELLELAIKGEANVDMQTFSKLRKYSKTLLFEAVKEPETYRVTKLLIELGANVNFATPRTPLDDARGSRNKKLLKDAGAMTSEQIRKKYNLPAYDDSHCEIDGKTDFDLLGKYRDECSKLLNDAIKKAKESE